The following are encoded together in the Buteo buteo chromosome 2, bButBut1.hap1.1, whole genome shotgun sequence genome:
- the EXOSC7 gene encoding exosome complex component RRP42 isoform X2: MASVVLSEAEKLYIVHGIQEDLRVDGRGCEDYRCAEVETDVVSNTSGSARVKLGHTDILVGVKAEMGTPKLEKPDEGYLEFFVDCSANATPEFEGRGGEELGTEIANTFYRVFSSESSIDLKSLCINPREHCWVLYVDVLLLECGGNLFDAISIAVKAALFNTRIPKVRVLEDEEGSKEIELSDDPYDCIRLNVDDVPCIVTLSKIGYRHVVDATLQEEACSLASLLISVTSKGALTSMKKVGKGSLDPESIFEMMETGRRVGKSLHIALQKILDEEESLGTSRQKVGFLG; encoded by the exons ATGGCGTCCGTGGTGCTGAGCGAGGCGGAGAAGCTCTACATCGTACATGGCATCCAG GAGGACCTTCGTGTAGATGGTCGTGGCTGTGAAGACTACAGATGTGCAGAAGTAGAAACAGATGTTGTATCAAACACAAGTGGATCTGCAAGAGTAAAGCTG gGACACACTGATATCTTGGTAGGTGTAAAAGCTGAAATGGGGACACCGAAGTTAGAGAAACCAGATGAAGGTTACCTGGAATTCTTTGTTGACTG TTCTGCAAATGCTACTCCTGAATTTGAAGGCCGGGGAGGAGAAGAACTTGGCACAGAGATAGCAAATACATTCTACAGAGTGTTTAGCAGCGAGAGCAGTATAGACTTGAAATCACTTTGCATTAATCCCAGAGAGCACTGCTGGGTTCTCTATGTTGATGTATTG ttaTTGGAATGTGGTGGCAACCTCTTTGATGCAATCTCTATCGCAGTGAAGGCAGCTCTCTTTAACACAag AATACCCAAAGTGCGTGTTCTGGAGGATGAAGAAGGCTCTAAAGAGATTGAGCTGTCTGATGACCCTTATGATTGTATTCGACTTAATGTGGATGATGTGCCCTGCATCGTCACACTAAGCAAA ATTGGATATAGGCACGTGGTGGATGCTACCCTTCAGGAAGAAGCCTGTTCTTTGGCCAGCCTGCTTATTTCTGTGACCAGTAAAGGTGCCCTCACTTCAATGAAGAAAGTGGGGAAGGGTAGCCTGGATCCTGAGAGTATTTTTGAAATGATGGAG ACGGGAAGAAGAGTAGGCAAGTCATTGCACATAGCCCTTCAGAAGATTTTGGATGAAGAAGAGAGTTTGGGGACCTCACGGCAGAAAGTTGGATTTCTAGGATga
- the EXOSC7 gene encoding exosome complex component RRP42 isoform X1, translating into MASVVLSEAEKLYIVHGIQVEDLRVDGRGCEDYRCAEVETDVVSNTSGSARVKLGHTDILVGVKAEMGTPKLEKPDEGYLEFFVDCSANATPEFEGRGGEELGTEIANTFYRVFSSESSIDLKSLCINPREHCWVLYVDVLLLECGGNLFDAISIAVKAALFNTRIPKVRVLEDEEGSKEIELSDDPYDCIRLNVDDVPCIVTLSKIGYRHVVDATLQEEACSLASLLISVTSKGALTSMKKVGKGSLDPESIFEMMETGRRVGKSLHIALQKILDEEESLGTSRQKVGFLG; encoded by the exons ATGGCGTCCGTGGTGCTGAGCGAGGCGGAGAAGCTCTACATCGTACATGGCATCCAGGTA GAGGACCTTCGTGTAGATGGTCGTGGCTGTGAAGACTACAGATGTGCAGAAGTAGAAACAGATGTTGTATCAAACACAAGTGGATCTGCAAGAGTAAAGCTG gGACACACTGATATCTTGGTAGGTGTAAAAGCTGAAATGGGGACACCGAAGTTAGAGAAACCAGATGAAGGTTACCTGGAATTCTTTGTTGACTG TTCTGCAAATGCTACTCCTGAATTTGAAGGCCGGGGAGGAGAAGAACTTGGCACAGAGATAGCAAATACATTCTACAGAGTGTTTAGCAGCGAGAGCAGTATAGACTTGAAATCACTTTGCATTAATCCCAGAGAGCACTGCTGGGTTCTCTATGTTGATGTATTG ttaTTGGAATGTGGTGGCAACCTCTTTGATGCAATCTCTATCGCAGTGAAGGCAGCTCTCTTTAACACAag AATACCCAAAGTGCGTGTTCTGGAGGATGAAGAAGGCTCTAAAGAGATTGAGCTGTCTGATGACCCTTATGATTGTATTCGACTTAATGTGGATGATGTGCCCTGCATCGTCACACTAAGCAAA ATTGGATATAGGCACGTGGTGGATGCTACCCTTCAGGAAGAAGCCTGTTCTTTGGCCAGCCTGCTTATTTCTGTGACCAGTAAAGGTGCCCTCACTTCAATGAAGAAAGTGGGGAAGGGTAGCCTGGATCCTGAGAGTATTTTTGAAATGATGGAG ACGGGAAGAAGAGTAGGCAAGTCATTGCACATAGCCCTTCAGAAGATTTTGGATGAAGAAGAGAGTTTGGGGACCTCACGGCAGAAAGTTGGATTTCTAGGATga